In Xylanibacter ruminicola 23, a single genomic region encodes these proteins:
- a CDS encoding family 78 glycoside hydrolase catalytic domain: MKRLLLLFIGLMAFWHADAGKQVMNRVVVAYVTAGTNDVPDPTLMTHINYAFGTVNKTFNGVDIQKPERLRVIAGLKQQNPDLKVLLSIGGWTAGRFSEMAATKQNRAAFAKDCKRIVDEFGLDGIDIDWEYPSSSEAGISSSPHDIDNFTLLMKELRRVLGKQKLLTIATICTAKYIDFKKCLPYLDLVNVMSYDMSDPNKAHHAALYPSPISGYCTGSEAVEAHLKAGVPKEKLVMGMPFYQKGRRQDAGVDEYLRTGILPVGYTRQWSDVAQADYIANEKGEFVWAYETTRSLGAICQYILDNNLCGGMYWEYSNDRTGEFSSLLSKMLLEQSTTVGHKTAALNTSAWQNTEWISVVNAPIVTGRADQVIRAADGANWFVSTIKNEKPVTQAKWMTTGLGVFELYLNGQPVGDEILKPGFTHYAKTKRSFTYDITEAFQKQTGNENVLSAQVTPGWWADKIITPGDHEGMIGKKCAFRGVLELTFADGTKQYYGTNCKDWKAGIAGQVKHAGIFDGEAFDARELPGFATPEKLSTPEVNSEFTGEIVPSDGAEVYLRRDLALRPAMAYIWQGVTGEKQAADKKDIEYGKVTIKRNYALGETITLNPGETLVVDFGQNTSGVPCFSFKANEGTTLTCLPAEILNDGNGAERRGMDGPEGSVHRRNLRIQNTGIRIDYTFANNPSFVSYYPHCTFFGYRYISVTATDKVEIQRVESLPVTSIAKGLEIGKITTGNDLINKLISNTVWGQRSNYLSVPTDCPQRDERLGWMADTQVFTEAGSFFANTDGFFHKWTRDVRDSQSATGGFPGVSPIAQYGNEMMRLGWADAGVIVPWTVWKQFGDKAIVDENWEAMERFMNHINEVKYNHEALVKENGNYQWADWLSCEALETCINLAFDENWKPRPDAIAYWNYLSACYWQIDAEMMRDMALATGRDASKYQQMAEAAQTYLKQQFLNQNGTFKTAVLNTMQTPALFALKNRLVDGAAKERMIQRLRQNFEEHGNCLQTGFLGTSILMATLTENGLVDIAYELLFQRKNPSWIYSIDNGATTIWERWNSYRRDNGLGPNGMNSFNHYAYGAVCEWIWETAAGIATDTQVPGFKQIIMKPVPDKRLGFVKAEYQSAAGLIKSEWKYEGDLWLWNFTVPEGATAIVTLPGETTPKTYPSGTYHLQKKL, encoded by the coding sequence ATGAAAAGACTACTTTTACTATTTATCGGACTGATGGCCTTCTGGCATGCTGATGCCGGAAAGCAAGTAATGAATCGTGTGGTGGTGGCTTACGTCACCGCAGGTACTAACGACGTTCCAGACCCTACGTTGATGACCCACATCAACTATGCATTCGGAACAGTCAACAAAACATTTAATGGTGTAGATATCCAGAAGCCAGAACGCCTACGGGTGATTGCTGGTTTGAAACAGCAGAACCCCGACTTAAAAGTGCTGCTGTCGATTGGTGGATGGACAGCAGGACGATTCAGCGAAATGGCTGCCACCAAACAGAACCGCGCTGCCTTTGCCAAGGACTGCAAACGCATTGTAGATGAGTTCGGACTGGATGGTATCGATATCGACTGGGAATACCCGTCATCAAGCGAGGCTGGTATCTCGTCATCACCCCACGATATCGATAACTTTACACTGCTGATGAAGGAACTGCGCCGTGTGTTAGGAAAACAGAAACTGCTTACCATCGCCACCATCTGCACCGCAAAGTATATCGACTTTAAGAAATGTCTGCCTTATCTCGACTTGGTGAATGTGATGTCGTATGATATGAGCGATCCCAATAAGGCACACCATGCTGCCCTCTACCCCTCGCCTATCTCAGGTTACTGCACCGGCTCTGAAGCTGTCGAGGCACACCTGAAGGCTGGTGTTCCCAAGGAGAAGCTGGTGATGGGAATGCCTTTCTACCAAAAAGGCAGAAGACAGGACGCTGGTGTTGACGAATATCTGCGTACGGGTATCCTGCCCGTTGGCTACACACGTCAGTGGAGCGATGTGGCACAAGCCGATTATATTGCCAACGAAAAGGGCGAGTTTGTATGGGCTTACGAAACCACACGTTCGTTAGGTGCCATCTGTCAGTATATCCTGGATAACAACCTGTGTGGCGGTATGTACTGGGAATACTCGAACGACAGAACGGGTGAGTTCAGTTCGCTGCTGAGTAAAATGCTATTAGAGCAGTCCACCACTGTAGGCCATAAAACCGCAGCCCTTAACACATCAGCCTGGCAGAATACCGAATGGATTTCGGTTGTGAATGCCCCTATAGTAACAGGCCGTGCCGACCAGGTGATTCGTGCTGCAGATGGCGCTAACTGGTTTGTATCTACCATCAAAAACGAAAAGCCCGTAACCCAAGCTAAATGGATGACAACGGGATTAGGTGTGTTTGAACTTTACCTGAACGGACAACCTGTAGGCGACGAAATCCTGAAGCCCGGATTTACACACTACGCCAAAACCAAGCGTTCGTTTACTTACGATATCACCGAGGCTTTCCAGAAGCAGACTGGTAACGAGAATGTACTCTCGGCTCAGGTCACACCGGGCTGGTGGGCTGATAAGATTATCACTCCAGGCGATCACGAAGGTATGATTGGTAAGAAGTGTGCCTTCCGTGGTGTATTGGAACTGACATTTGCCGATGGCACCAAACAGTACTACGGCACCAACTGCAAGGATTGGAAAGCAGGTATTGCAGGTCAGGTAAAGCACGCCGGTATATTTGATGGCGAGGCTTTTGATGCCCGCGAACTGCCTGGATTTGCTACCCCTGAAAAACTCTCAACTCCCGAGGTAAATAGCGAGTTTACTGGCGAGATTGTACCATCCGATGGTGCTGAGGTTTATCTGCGTCGCGACTTGGCATTACGCCCCGCCATGGCCTATATCTGGCAAGGTGTAACCGGCGAGAAGCAAGCCGCCGACAAGAAGGATATCGAATATGGTAAGGTTACCATCAAACGCAACTATGCCCTGGGCGAAACCATCACTCTGAATCCTGGCGAAACGCTGGTTGTAGATTTCGGACAGAATACATCAGGTGTACCATGCTTCAGCTTTAAAGCCAACGAAGGTACTACCCTGACTTGTCTGCCAGCAGAAATCCTGAACGATGGCAACGGTGCCGAGCGCCGTGGCATGGACGGACCAGAAGGTAGCGTGCATCGTCGCAACCTGCGTATCCAGAACACCGGTATCCGCATCGATTACACCTTTGCCAACAACCCCAGCTTTGTAAGCTACTATCCCCACTGCACCTTCTTTGGCTACCGTTACATCTCGGTAACCGCTACCGATAAGGTAGAGATTCAACGCGTTGAATCACTGCCTGTAACCAGCATAGCCAAAGGTCTGGAAATAGGTAAAATCACCACAGGTAACGACCTGATTAACAAGCTGATTTCGAACACCGTTTGGGGCCAGCGCTCTAACTATCTCTCGGTTCCTACCGACTGTCCGCAGCGCGATGAGCGATTAGGTTGGATGGCTGATACTCAAGTGTTTACCGAAGCCGGTTCGTTCTTTGCTAATACCGACGGATTCTTCCATAAATGGACCCGCGATGTACGCGACTCACAGAGTGCTACAGGTGGATTCCCAGGCGTATCGCCTATTGCCCAGTATGGTAATGAGATGATGCGTTTGGGTTGGGCCGATGCCGGTGTGATTGTGCCATGGACAGTATGGAAGCAGTTTGGCGATAAAGCCATCGTAGATGAGAACTGGGAAGCGATGGAACGCTTCATGAATCACATCAACGAGGTGAAATACAACCACGAGGCACTCGTAAAAGAGAATGGCAACTACCAATGGGCCGACTGGCTGAGCTGCGAGGCTTTGGAGACTTGTATTAACCTCGCTTTCGACGAGAACTGGAAGCCACGTCCCGATGCCATTGCCTACTGGAATTACCTGAGTGCCTGCTACTGGCAGATTGATGCCGAGATGATGCGTGACATGGCACTGGCAACAGGTCGCGATGCCTCGAAATACCAGCAGATGGCAGAGGCTGCCCAGACCTATCTGAAGCAGCAGTTCCTGAATCAGAATGGTACCTTTAAGACTGCCGTACTGAACACCATGCAAACCCCTGCCCTGTTTGCCTTGAAGAACCGTCTGGTAGATGGTGCTGCCAAGGAGCGTATGATTCAGCGCCTGCGCCAGAATTTTGAGGAACATGGCAACTGCTTGCAGACCGGTTTCCTAGGCACCAGTATCCTGATGGCTACACTCACCGAAAACGGCTTGGTAGATATTGCTTACGAGCTGCTTTTCCAGCGTAAGAACCCCAGTTGGATTTACTCGATTGACAACGGTGCCACCACCATCTGGGAGCGTTGGAACAGCTACCGTCGCGATAATGGCTTAGGACCTAACGGCATGAACAGTTTTAACCACTATGCCTACGGTGCCGTATGCGAGTGGATTTGGGAGACTGCAGCCGGTATTGCCACCGACACCCAGGTGCCAGGCTTTAAGCAGATTATCATGAAACCCGTACCCGACAAGCGCTTAGGTTTTGTGAAGGCCGAATACCAGTCGGCAGCCGGTTTGATTAAGAGCGAATGGAAATACGAAGGCGACCTGTGGTTGTGGAACTTCACCGTTCCCGAAGGAGCCACCGCCATCGTTACCCTACCCGGCGAGACAACCCCGAAGACATATCCAAGTGGCACTTACCACTTACAAAAGAAACTCTAA
- a CDS encoding alpha-L-fucosidase: MLKTRRLCLALGLAVCLTVGAQDNEIHQRSETYEWPTDQLVVKNLKAWQDLKFGVLFHWGLYAVPGMVESWAICDENWITRDSTRTYQQYMDWYFGLADELKPTKFDPTQWAEACSNAGMKYMIFTTKHHDGFCMWDSQETDFTIAKHAFKDDPRRDVLKHVLDAFRQKQFTIGTYFSKPDWHSQYYWWDVYAKKGRNVNYPVDQHPWRWQQFKKFTHNQMNEILSRYGKVDILWLDGGWVAKENRGQDLDMPEVARIARKNQPGIIIVDRTIHGPYENYQTPERTIPETQLDFPWESCIPLSDDWGWVPRPRFKSPEKVIGTLIEIVAKGGNLVLGVGPTPEGLIEPESVKRLNAIGAWLKLNGKAIYNTTITPYYNEGNVWFTKAKDGSRYYAIYRLNDGEKLPTSITWSQNLPKKAIRLVSNGKRVKYKLQGNQVTVYLPKQLPQQSIALEIE; the protein is encoded by the coding sequence ATGCTAAAAACAAGAAGATTATGTCTGGCCTTAGGGCTGGCAGTGTGCCTGACGGTAGGCGCACAGGATAACGAGATTCATCAGCGTTCCGAAACCTACGAGTGGCCAACCGACCAGCTGGTAGTTAAGAATCTTAAAGCATGGCAGGACCTGAAGTTCGGCGTGCTGTTTCATTGGGGATTGTATGCCGTACCAGGCATGGTAGAATCATGGGCTATCTGCGACGAGAACTGGATAACCCGCGACTCTACACGCACCTATCAGCAGTATATGGACTGGTATTTCGGACTGGCCGATGAGCTGAAACCCACCAAGTTTGATCCTACCCAGTGGGCTGAGGCCTGCAGCAATGCGGGTATGAAATATATGATTTTCACCACCAAGCACCACGATGGTTTCTGTATGTGGGATTCACAGGAGACCGATTTTACCATTGCCAAGCACGCCTTTAAGGACGATCCACGTCGCGATGTGCTGAAGCATGTGCTGGATGCCTTCCGCCAGAAGCAGTTCACCATCGGTACCTACTTCTCTAAGCCCGACTGGCACTCGCAGTACTACTGGTGGGATGTGTATGCCAAGAAAGGTCGCAACGTGAACTATCCCGTTGATCAGCACCCCTGGCGCTGGCAGCAGTTCAAGAAGTTCACCCACAATCAGATGAACGAAATTCTGTCGCGTTACGGTAAGGTAGATATCCTGTGGCTCGATGGCGGCTGGGTAGCTAAAGAAAACCGCGGTCAGGATCTGGATATGCCCGAGGTGGCCCGTATCGCCCGTAAGAATCAGCCTGGCATCATTATCGTAGATCGTACCATCCATGGTCCTTACGAGAACTACCAGACACCCGAGCGCACCATCCCTGAGACACAGTTGGATTTCCCCTGGGAGAGCTGTATCCCTCTGAGCGACGACTGGGGCTGGGTACCACGTCCACGTTTCAAGAGTCCTGAGAAGGTGATTGGCACCCTCATCGAGATTGTTGCCAAGGGTGGAAACCTGGTGTTAGGCGTTGGTCCTACTCCCGAAGGACTGATCGAGCCTGAGAGCGTGAAGCGCCTGAATGCCATTGGTGCCTGGCTTAAGCTGAACGGTAAAGCCATCTATAACACCACCATCACCCCTTATTACAACGAGGGTAATGTATGGTTCACCAAAGCCAAGGATGGTAGTCGCTACTATGCCATCTACCGTTTGAACGATGGCGAGAAACTGCCTACCAGCATCACCTGGAGCCAGAATCTGCCAAAGAAAGCCATCCGTTTGGTTAGCAACGGCAAACGTGTAAAATACAAGCTGCAGGGCAATCAGGTAACCGTTTATCTGCCCAAGCAGCTGCCACAGCAGTCGATTGCACTTGAAATAGAATAA
- a CDS encoding glycosyl hydrolase 2 galactose-binding domain-containing protein, with translation MKYLTAIFSCIGMCAVAAPQPTDYTRGIGQYPGAKSEYYAPTLSWVENGQTLTNVARHRAVWASSAIDYNLTAHLVTDGICDTADPILLKVSTQDGVLPRKEAEWAIDGGAYSKNILMGEKTWLQYDYSGAMTVKTAGVRVVGMMAYNDQLATEGYSIRCEASENGKDWQVVGELKGDKLPGKPLYYKLHSDPNKQTEESLLPARQLDELIKFKTPVNTQHLRVVMDMTGAAHWDVYELQFQNAIGEYVELLPSQQFSSVWMSDGGGEQWIYTDLGKSLPIEQINLDWLYAPKKGIIQISDDAQTWKKVASLNGQSSMVNVQCTARYVRLLLQEPGEAGCYALRELEVLSKQKQVYTPHALAGMKNGRYELSGGMWQLQRASEVDARGEQIASADYDSRSWVPATVPGTVLASFMNIGAVPDPNYADDINQISESYFRSNFWYRQEFNVERIDGEQQWLNFDGINWKANVYLNGQRLGRIEGAFMRGKFNVTGLLHKGKNYLAVEVECNKYFGAVKEKDRNTTQLNGGLLGADNPTFHATIGWDWITTVRGREVGIWNEVYLTSTGNVTVSDPYVKTKLAADGKTASVKPAVFVRNNDNKPVTGTLKGWIGDVKFEKKMTLPANTEQEVSFCPHCNKQLTSSDFKLWWPNGYGEPNLYEAGFTFTPDNGVASTINYQAGIREMKYEGLKDSLIMYINGRRFIPLGGNWGFDEHNLLYRSREYDIAVGYHKEMNCTMIRNWVGQIGDEAFYEACDKHGIMVWQDFWLANPADGPDPHDDMLFLSNAQDYLRRIRSHASIGIWVGRNEGFPPEAIDRKLREYVHTLSPGLEFISSSADDGVSGHGPYWALPMKEYFSRQSGKIHTERGMPNVMNIESLKRTLSPDSLWPQSVQWGMHDYTLLGAQRAREFNGLVEEGLGKASSAEEFTRWAQLINYNGYRGMYESTSKSRAGLLIWMSHACWPSMVWQTYDYYFDPTAAYFGVKKACEPLHIQYNALTDSVEVVNHSAGNVAGITATVTVFDLNGKKVRQQKVRLNSNEDTTKAILKLAKLQAQAPSDVWFLRLTLAGKRGVISENEYIMGKEENNFRALNTLPKPALQQSVKVTGTKAVVTLKNTGKSVAPFLRINLKGADGEQILPVIYSDNYFTLMPGEQKVVTIEWKAEDGRGQSPVIEVTPIN, from the coding sequence ATGAAGTATCTTACAGCAATTTTTTCGTGTATCGGTATGTGCGCTGTGGCTGCACCTCAACCAACTGATTACACGCGTGGCATCGGACAGTATCCGGGTGCCAAGAGTGAGTATTACGCACCCACACTGAGCTGGGTGGAGAATGGCCAGACATTAACAAATGTAGCACGCCACCGTGCGGTCTGGGCTTCGTCGGCTATCGACTACAACCTGACGGCACATCTGGTAACAGATGGTATCTGCGATACTGCCGATCCCATCCTGCTGAAGGTTTCTACCCAGGATGGTGTGCTGCCCCGTAAGGAGGCAGAGTGGGCTATCGATGGCGGTGCCTATTCAAAGAATATCCTGATGGGCGAGAAGACCTGGCTGCAGTACGACTATAGCGGTGCCATGACAGTAAAAACTGCCGGGGTACGTGTGGTAGGTATGATGGCCTATAACGACCAGCTGGCTACCGAGGGCTACAGCATTCGTTGCGAGGCTTCGGAAAATGGAAAAGACTGGCAGGTGGTTGGCGAACTGAAGGGCGACAAACTGCCTGGTAAACCACTGTATTATAAGTTGCATTCCGACCCCAACAAACAGACCGAGGAGAGCCTGTTGCCAGCACGCCAGTTGGATGAGCTGATTAAGTTTAAAACACCTGTAAACACCCAGCATCTGCGTGTGGTCATGGATATGACTGGCGCTGCCCACTGGGACGTGTACGAGTTGCAGTTCCAGAATGCCATCGGCGAGTATGTAGAGCTGTTGCCATCGCAGCAGTTCAGCAGCGTATGGATGAGCGATGGTGGCGGCGAGCAGTGGATATACACCGACCTTGGAAAGAGTCTGCCTATCGAGCAGATTAATCTCGACTGGCTTTATGCCCCCAAGAAAGGCATCATTCAAATATCCGACGACGCCCAAACCTGGAAAAAGGTGGCATCTCTCAATGGTCAATCTTCAATGGTCAATGTTCAATGTACTGCCCGCTACGTGCGCTTGCTCCTCCAGGAGCCCGGCGAGGCTGGCTGCTATGCTCTGCGTGAGTTGGAGGTGCTGTCGAAGCAGAAACAGGTTTACACCCCACATGCTTTGGCTGGTATGAAGAACGGACGCTACGAGTTGAGTGGCGGCATGTGGCAGTTGCAGCGTGCATCGGAGGTGGATGCCCGTGGCGAGCAGATTGCATCGGCTGATTATGATAGTAGAAGTTGGGTGCCTGCTACAGTTCCTGGCACCGTGCTGGCATCGTTTATGAATATCGGTGCTGTTCCCGATCCAAACTATGCCGACGATATCAATCAGATTTCAGAATCATATTTCCGCTCAAACTTCTGGTACCGTCAGGAGTTCAACGTAGAGCGTATTGATGGCGAGCAGCAGTGGCTCAACTTCGATGGTATCAACTGGAAAGCTAACGTTTATCTGAACGGACAGCGTCTGGGCCGTATCGAGGGTGCCTTTATGCGTGGCAAATTCAATGTAACCGGTCTGCTGCATAAGGGTAAGAACTACCTGGCAGTAGAGGTGGAGTGCAACAAGTACTTTGGTGCCGTAAAGGAGAAGGACCGCAACACCACACAGTTGAATGGTGGACTGCTTGGTGCCGATAATCCTACCTTCCATGCTACCATCGGATGGGACTGGATTACCACTGTACGTGGACGCGAGGTTGGTATCTGGAACGAGGTTTATCTCACCTCAACAGGTAATGTGACTGTGAGCGATCCATATGTAAAAACCAAGTTGGCTGCTGATGGCAAAACCGCCAGTGTAAAGCCTGCTGTGTTTGTACGCAACAACGATAACAAGCCAGTTACTGGTACCCTGAAGGGCTGGATTGGTGACGTGAAGTTTGAGAAGAAGATGACGCTGCCTGCCAACACCGAGCAGGAGGTAAGCTTCTGTCCTCATTGCAACAAGCAGTTGACCAGCAGCGACTTTAAGTTGTGGTGGCCTAATGGTTACGGCGAGCCTAATCTGTACGAGGCTGGCTTTACCTTCACCCCTGATAACGGCGTGGCATCTACCATCAACTATCAGGCTGGTATCCGCGAGATGAAATACGAGGGTCTGAAGGATTCGCTCATCATGTATATCAATGGACGCCGCTTTATTCCACTGGGTGGTAACTGGGGCTTCGATGAGCACAATCTGCTGTACCGCTCACGTGAGTACGATATTGCTGTAGGGTATCACAAGGAGATGAACTGCACCATGATTCGTAACTGGGTAGGACAGATTGGTGACGAGGCTTTCTACGAGGCTTGCGATAAGCATGGTATCATGGTATGGCAGGACTTCTGGTTGGCTAACCCAGCCGACGGACCTGATCCTCACGACGATATGCTGTTCCTGAGCAATGCACAGGATTATCTGCGCCGTATCCGCAGTCATGCCAGCATTGGTATCTGGGTAGGACGTAACGAGGGATTCCCACCTGAGGCTATCGATCGCAAGTTGCGTGAGTATGTACATACCCTGTCGCCTGGATTGGAGTTTATCTCAAGCTCGGCTGATGATGGTGTGAGTGGTCACGGTCCATACTGGGCACTGCCTATGAAGGAGTACTTCTCTCGTCAGAGTGGTAAGATTCACACCGAGCGTGGTATGCCTAACGTGATGAATATCGAGAGTTTGAAGCGTACATTGAGTCCTGATTCACTCTGGCCACAGAGCGTACAGTGGGGTATGCACGATTACACCCTGTTAGGTGCCCAGCGTGCCCGCGAGTTTAACGGACTGGTAGAAGAGGGACTTGGCAAGGCTAGCAGCGCCGAGGAGTTTACCCGTTGGGCTCAGCTCATTAACTATAACGGTTATCGTGGCATGTACGAGAGCACCAGCAAAAGTCGTGCAGGACTGTTGATCTGGATGAGTCATGCTTGCTGGCCATCGATGGTTTGGCAGACTTACGATTACTATTTCGACCCCACAGCGGCTTACTTTGGTGTAAAGAAGGCCTGCGAGCCCTTACATATTCAGTATAACGCTCTGACGGATAGCGTTGAGGTAGTGAACCACTCTGCAGGAAATGTGGCTGGTATCACCGCTACAGTAACGGTATTCGATCTGAATGGTAAGAAAGTGCGCCAGCAGAAGGTTCGTTTGAATAGCAACGAGGATACCACCAAGGCCATCCTGAAGTTGGCTAAGTTGCAGGCTCAGGCGCCATCAGATGTATGGTTCCTGCGTTTGACACTTGCAGGTAAGCGTGGTGTGATTTCTGAGAACGAGTATATCATGGGCAAAGAGGAGAATAATTTCCGTGCCCTGAACACCCTGCCAAAACCAGCCTTGCAGCAGAGCGTAAAGGTTACTGGTACCAAGGCTGTTGTGACATTGAAGAACACTGGTAAGTCGGTAGCTCCATTCCTGCGTATCAATCTGAAGGGTGCCGATGGCGAGCAGATTCTGCCTGTGATTTACAGCGATAACTACTTCACCTTGATGCCTGGCGAACAGAAGGTGGTTACCATCGAATGGAAAGCTGAGGATGGTAGAGGTCAGAGTCCTGTGATTGAGGTAACTCCGATTAACTAA
- a CDS encoding GH92 family glycosyl hydrolase, whose protein sequence is MKTLSMKKAFIALSLLTCQSVAFAKMQPVDYVSTLVGTESNYNLSTGNTYPAVAMPWGMNFWVAQTGKNGDGWQYTYTANKIRGLKQTHQPSPWINDYGQFSLMPTVGPKVFNENKRASWFSHKAEVATPYYYSVYLADYDVTAEVAPTERAAVMQFTFPETDEANVVIDAFDKGSYVKIIPTENKVIGYTTKNSGGVPENFKNWFVMVFDKPFASSVTVQDSIFTNQLEMTAHHAGAIVSFKTRRGEKVCARVASSFISLEQAEQNLNEIGKRSLQQVKAAGCKRWNEVLGRIEIEDNDIDHLRTFYSCLYRSVLFPRSFYELNAQGEPIHYSPYNGEVRKGYMFTDTGFWDTFRCLFPLLNLVYPSMNTKMQEGLVNAYLESGFLPEWASPGHRGCMVGNNSASIVADAYLKGLRGYDINKLWEAVVHGTQAVHPEVSSTGRLGYEYYNKLGYVPYDVKINENAARTLEYAYDDWCIYLLGKALGKKKKEIDVFAKRAMNYKNLFDAETKLMRGRLKNGEFMKPFNPLKWGDAFTEGNSWHYTWSVFHDPQGLINLMGGKAAFNQMLDSVFALPPVFDDSYYGFTIHEIREMQIMNMGNYAHGNQPIQHMIYLYGYSGEPWKTQYWINQTMNRMYNANPDGYCGDEDNGQTSAWYVFSALGFYPVCPGSNQYVIGTPYFKQATVHLENGNTLSIDADGEGCYIQQMTLNGADYQHNYLDHNQLMQGATIRFGMSTTANKQRGTQPQDAPYSFSNAQ, encoded by the coding sequence ATGAAGACATTAAGCATGAAGAAGGCTTTCATTGCCTTGTCACTTCTAACATGTCAGTCGGTTGCTTTTGCTAAGATGCAGCCGGTGGATTATGTGAGTACCTTGGTAGGTACCGAGTCGAACTACAACCTCTCAACAGGTAACACCTACCCTGCTGTAGCCATGCCCTGGGGTATGAACTTCTGGGTAGCGCAGACCGGTAAGAATGGCGATGGCTGGCAATACACCTATACCGCCAACAAGATTCGCGGCTTGAAGCAAACCCACCAGCCCAGTCCTTGGATTAACGATTACGGACAGTTCTCGCTGATGCCCACGGTAGGTCCGAAGGTGTTCAACGAAAACAAGCGTGCCAGCTGGTTCTCGCATAAGGCCGAGGTAGCCACACCCTATTATTACAGCGTGTATCTGGCTGATTACGATGTAACTGCCGAGGTGGCTCCTACCGAGCGAGCTGCTGTGATGCAGTTTACCTTCCCCGAGACTGATGAGGCCAACGTGGTGATTGATGCCTTTGATAAAGGTTCGTACGTAAAAATCATCCCCACCGAGAATAAGGTGATAGGCTATACCACCAAGAACAGCGGCGGTGTACCCGAGAACTTCAAGAACTGGTTTGTGATGGTGTTCGATAAGCCATTCGCCAGCAGCGTAACGGTGCAGGATAGCATTTTTACCAATCAGTTGGAGATGACAGCCCATCATGCCGGTGCCATCGTATCGTTCAAAACCCGTAGAGGCGAGAAGGTATGTGCCCGTGTGGCATCATCATTCATCAGTCTGGAGCAAGCCGAGCAGAACCTCAACGAGATTGGCAAGCGTTCGCTGCAGCAAGTAAAAGCTGCCGGCTGCAAACGCTGGAACGAGGTATTGGGACGTATCGAGATCGAGGATAATGATATCGACCACCTGCGCACGTTCTATAGCTGCTTGTACCGCTCAGTGCTCTTCCCACGTAGTTTCTACGAGCTCAACGCCCAGGGCGAGCCCATCCACTACAGTCCTTACAACGGCGAGGTCCGTAAGGGTTATATGTTTACCGATACCGGTTTCTGGGATACCTTCCGCTGCCTGTTCCCACTGCTTAATCTGGTTTATCCCTCGATGAACACCAAGATGCAGGAAGGACTGGTGAATGCCTATCTGGAGAGCGGTTTCCTACCCGAATGGGCCAGTCCAGGTCACCGTGGTTGTATGGTAGGCAACAACTCTGCCTCGATTGTAGCCGATGCCTACCTGAAGGGTCTGCGTGGCTACGATATCAACAAGCTGTGGGAGGCTGTGGTTCACGGCACCCAGGCTGTACACCCCGAAGTGAGCAGCACAGGCCGTTTGGGCTACGAGTACTACAACAAGTTGGGTTATGTGCCTTACGATGTAAAAATCAATGAGAATGCCGCCCGCACCCTGGAGTATGCCTACGACGACTGGTGTATCTACCTGTTAGGTAAAGCCTTAGGAAAAAAGAAAAAAGAGATCGACGTGTTTGCCAAGCGCGCCATGAACTATAAGAACCTGTTTGATGCCGAGACCAAGCTGATGCGAGGTCGCCTGAAGAATGGCGAGTTCATGAAGCCCTTCAACCCTTTGAAATGGGGCGATGCCTTTACCGAGGGTAACTCATGGCATTACACCTGGTCGGTATTCCACGACCCACAGGGACTCATCAACCTGATGGGTGGTAAGGCAGCCTTTAATCAGATGCTCGACTCGGTATTTGCCCTGCCTCCCGTGTTTGATGACAGCTACTATGGCTTTACCATCCACGAGATCCGTGAGATGCAGATTATGAACATGGGTAACTATGCCCACGGCAACCAGCCCATACAGCACATGATCTATCTGTATGGCTACAGCGGCGAGCCTTGGAAAACCCAGTACTGGATTAACCAGACGATGAACCGCATGTACAATGCCAACCCCGATGGCTATTGCGGCGATGAAGACAACGGACAGACATCGGCCTGGTATGTGTTCTCGGCTCTGGGATTCTATCCCGTTTGTCCAGGTAGCAACCAGTATGTGATTGGTACCCCATACTTTAAGCAGGCTACCGTACACCTGGAGAACGGCAATACGCTCTCTATCGATGCCGACGGCGAAGGCTGCTATATCCAGCAAATGACGCTGAACGGCGCCGACTACCAGCATAACTACCTGGATCACAACCAGCTGATGCAGGGCGCTACCATCCGTTTCGGTATGAGTACCACCGCCAACAAGCAGCGCGGCACCCAACCACAGGATGCGCCGTATTCATTCTCGAATGCACAATAA